The Roseovarius indicus genome has a segment encoding these proteins:
- a CDS encoding C4-dicarboxylate TRAP transporter substrate-binding protein, with the protein MITRHTLAASVLALTAGAASADTLTYATGFPPGSDAVKAAETYAAAMEEHSGGELGVKVFPMSLLSFAETSSGLRDGLADIGWVATAYFPAEYPHINLIAELSLLTAADDVEGGEGLAYAGAMAEYIFGACESCRADFAAQNQVFTGAASSTPYGLQCTEAVTSLDDLQGKRLRVAGSQWSRWAGSVGATAVSLPLNEVYEGLSQGVIDCVITSAPEITNMGLIDVIKAVDMSTPGGVYAANGPINMNSARWAGLSDAGREAALRAGAAFAADVSWRYEEGSARSLDAAREKGVELTEPDEGLTKATEDFIAADVDAIAEYYASEHGIENAADIVAEFRPILEKWIDLTKDVGSAEELEQLYWDEVYSTVDASSYGQ; encoded by the coding sequence ATGATCACCAGACACACACTCGCGGCCAGCGTGCTGGCCCTGACGGCCGGCGCGGCCAGCGCCGACACCCTGACCTATGCCACCGGCTTTCCGCCGGGTTCAGACGCGGTGAAAGCCGCCGAAACCTATGCCGCGGCGATGGAGGAACATTCCGGCGGCGAGCTCGGCGTCAAGGTCTTCCCGATGTCGCTGCTCAGCTTCGCCGAAACCTCCTCGGGCCTGCGCGACGGGCTGGCCGATATCGGTTGGGTCGCCACCGCATACTTTCCCGCCGAATACCCGCATATCAACCTGATCGCCGAACTGTCGCTGCTGACCGCGGCGGATGACGTCGAGGGCGGCGAGGGGCTCGCCTATGCCGGCGCCATGGCCGAGTACATCTTCGGCGCCTGCGAAAGCTGCCGGGCAGATTTCGCCGCGCAGAACCAGGTCTTCACCGGCGCCGCCTCGTCGACGCCCTATGGCCTGCAATGTACCGAAGCCGTGACCAGCCTCGACGACCTTCAGGGCAAGCGCCTCCGCGTCGCCGGTTCGCAATGGTCGCGCTGGGCCGGGTCGGTCGGGGCGACGGCGGTGTCACTGCCGCTCAACGAGGTCTACGAGGGCCTCAGCCAGGGTGTGATCGACTGCGTCATCACCTCCGCGCCCGAGATCACCAACATGGGCCTCATCGACGTGATCAAGGCGGTCGACATGTCGACGCCGGGCGGCGTTTACGCCGCGAACGGTCCGATCAACATGAACAGCGCCCGCTGGGCCGGTCTCAGCGACGCGGGCCGCGAGGCCGCCCTGCGCGCCGGCGCCGCCTTCGCCGCTGACGTCTCCTGGCGCTACGAGGAAGGCTCGGCGCGCTCGCTCGACGCGGCCAGGGAGAAGGGCGTCGAACTGACCGAGCCGGATGAGGGCCTGACCAAGGCGACGGAAGATTTCATTGCGGCCGACGTGGACGCCATCGCCGAATATTATGCCAGCGAGCACGGCATCGAGAACGCCGCCGACATCGTCGCGGAATTCCGACCGATCCTCGAGAAATGGATCGACCTGACCAAGGATGTGGGCTCCGCCGAAGAGCTGGAACAGCTCTACTGGGACGAGGTCTATTCCACCGTGGACGCGTCGTCCTACGGGCAGTAA
- a CDS encoding LuxR C-terminal-related transcriptional regulator: MSDGSYAPARGLGHKLEAPKVGDDVVGRDEHVRRLCDAEGARLILLHAPSGFGKTVVMAQILDEMRRRGCACGWLTLDRADNDASRLVTGLQAAIDRLGATPGTPAESETGNDGTAMVELLGRVADLTEPFALFLDDFETLHEDSVLTLIARLIQTLPAHGRLIVGSRKIPDLPMARLRATGEMLELDMRALSFTREETGAFLASARGVDLNEADQTRLHSKTEGWPVALRLASIVLSEARDQSGFVRDFSGSDRLVSDFLAENILDTQDAEVREFLLRTSILRALEPQLCEALVPGCDGAALLERLAAANVLLNRIDGTAPVYRFHSLFAAYLRARLASQHPEELPRLHTAAMEWYLANDRPVPAIDHGIEAQAIDRVLALVGEVGQACLEQGRIRLLTRWFDMLPDDRVADEPRLCLMKAWAYCFTRGPREAAAVLDANRLEAEAGEVGAEALSIRTMIRAMSDDFRGAAEIGREALDRAACSSRYSRTVLANCMANAFSVLGAPDAALENLDEARAELGGPEDAFNTMYSESVQGLIDLQENRFREAKARFRLAASARRSDDRRRFNGNAWAGVPLACVRYEEDAQDEAEHLLQVFLPIVRDVSLPDHLILSHVTLSRIAFWHGQVDHAFRYLAELEQVGQRRRLDRVVAGARLERTRLYLRQGNLSAARHQIDRARNNALWEEVRDLRLPANDLDTRDITEARVLLAEGRASEALDILDAESAAAEPRHRRRRLLVLDFLRAAALLRLGETGRARETAGNALRIAAREGYRRLILDEGEPVADAIRAWAGPALSGDLPRRDPVFAEWLQALSDALGPGHAAGSTEVSRHAPLDPLTKKELQILRLLSEGYSNAAMAEKLFVSDSTVRTHLRNINSKLDTASRTQAVAAARQLGILG; this comes from the coding sequence GTGTCGGATGGAAGTTACGCCCCGGCCAGGGGGCTGGGCCACAAGCTTGAAGCGCCCAAGGTCGGCGACGACGTGGTCGGGCGTGACGAGCATGTCCGCCGTCTCTGCGACGCCGAGGGCGCCAGGCTCATCCTCCTGCACGCGCCCTCGGGTTTCGGCAAGACCGTCGTCATGGCGCAGATCCTCGACGAGATGCGCCGCCGCGGCTGCGCCTGCGGCTGGCTGACCCTCGACCGTGCCGACAACGACGCCTCGCGCCTCGTGACCGGCCTTCAGGCGGCCATCGACCGGCTGGGCGCTACGCCCGGCACCCCGGCCGAAAGCGAAACCGGAAACGACGGCACCGCCATGGTCGAGCTTCTGGGCCGCGTCGCCGACCTCACCGAGCCCTTCGCGCTATTCCTCGACGATTTCGAAACCCTGCACGAGGATTCCGTGCTGACCCTGATCGCGCGGCTGATCCAGACCCTGCCGGCCCATGGCCGCCTGATCGTCGGCAGCCGCAAGATCCCCGACCTCCCCATGGCCCGCCTGCGCGCCACCGGCGAGATGCTCGAACTCGACATGCGCGCCCTCAGCTTCACGCGCGAGGAGACTGGCGCCTTCCTCGCCTCCGCCCGCGGCGTCGACCTGAACGAGGCCGACCAGACCCGCCTGCACAGCAAGACCGAAGGCTGGCCCGTGGCTCTCCGCCTGGCCTCGATCGTCCTCTCCGAAGCCCGCGATCAAAGCGGCTTCGTCCGCGATTTCTCCGGCTCCGACCGGCTGGTCTCTGACTTTCTCGCCGAGAACATCCTCGACACCCAGGACGCCGAAGTGCGCGAGTTCCTCCTGCGCACCAGCATCCTGCGCGCCCTCGAACCCCAGCTTTGCGAGGCGCTCGTGCCCGGCTGCGACGGTGCCGCGCTGCTGGAACGGCTCGCCGCCGCCAACGTGCTCCTCAACCGCATCGACGGCACCGCGCCGGTCTACCGCTTCCACTCGCTCTTCGCAGCTTACCTGCGCGCGCGGCTCGCCTCGCAGCACCCCGAAGAGCTGCCCCGCCTCCATACCGCCGCCATGGAATGGTACCTCGCCAACGACCGCCCCGTGCCCGCCATCGACCACGGGATCGAGGCACAGGCCATCGACCGCGTTCTCGCACTGGTGGGCGAGGTTGGCCAGGCCTGCCTCGAACAGGGCCGCATCCGCCTGCTGACCCGCTGGTTCGACATGCTGCCGGATGACCGCGTGGCCGACGAACCCCGCCTCTGCCTGATGAAGGCCTGGGCCTATTGCTTCACCCGCGGCCCGCGAGAAGCCGCTGCCGTGCTCGACGCCAACCGGCTCGAGGCCGAGGCCGGAGAGGTCGGGGCAGAAGCGCTCTCCATCCGCACCATGATCCGCGCCATGAGCGACGATTTCCGCGGCGCCGCCGAGATCGGCCGCGAGGCGCTCGACCGCGCGGCCTGCTCCTCACGCTACAGCCGCACGGTGCTGGCCAACTGCATGGCCAACGCCTTCTCGGTGCTCGGCGCCCCCGACGCCGCGCTCGAAAACCTTGACGAGGCCCGCGCCGAGCTCGGCGGACCCGAGGACGCCTTCAACACCATGTACTCCGAATCCGTCCAGGGTCTCATCGACCTTCAGGAAAACCGCTTCCGCGAGGCCAAGGCCCGCTTCCGCCTGGCCGCCTCCGCCCGCCGCTCCGACGACCGCCGCCGCTTCAACGGCAATGCCTGGGCCGGGGTGCCGCTGGCCTGCGTCCGCTACGAGGAAGACGCCCAGGACGAGGCGGAGCACCTGTTGCAGGTCTTCCTGCCCATCGTCCGCGATGTCAGCCTCCCCGATCACCTGATCCTCAGCCACGTCACCCTGTCGCGCATCGCCTTCTGGCACGGGCAGGTCGACCACGCCTTCCGCTACCTGGCCGAGTTGGAACAGGTCGGCCAGCGCCGCCGCCTTGACCGCGTGGTCGCCGGCGCCCGGCTGGAACGCACCCGGCTCTACCTGCGGCAGGGCAACCTTTCGGCGGCCCGCCACCAGATCGACCGCGCCCGCAACAATGCCCTGTGGGAGGAGGTCCGCGACCTGCGCCTGCCGGCCAATGACCTCGACACCCGCGACATCACCGAGGCGCGCGTGCTGCTCGCAGAGGGGCGCGCCTCCGAAGCGCTCGACATCCTCGACGCCGAAAGCGCTGCCGCCGAACCGCGCCACCGCCGTCGCCGCCTTCTGGTCCTGGACTTCCTGCGCGCCGCCGCGCTCCTGCGCCTCGGCGAAACCGGCCGCGCCCGCGAAACCGCGGGCAACGCCCTGCGCATCGCGGCGCGCGAAGGCTACCGCCGGCTGATCCTCGACGAGGGCGAGCCCGTCGCCGACGCCATCCGCGCCTGGGCCGGCCCCGCGCTTTCCGGCGACCTGCCGCGCCGCGACCCGGTCTTCGCCGAATGGCTTCAGGCGCTCTCCGACGCGCTCGGCCCCGGCCACGCCGCCGGCAGCACCGAGGTCTCCCGCCACGCCCCCCTCGACCCGCTCACCAAGAAGGAACTGCAGATCCTGCGGCTTCTTTCCGAGGGCTATTCCAACGCCGCCATGGCCGAGAAACTCTTCGTCTCCGACAGCACCGTGCGCACCCACCTGCGCAACATCAACTCCAAGCTCGACACCGCCAGCCGCACCCAGGCCGTCGCCGCCGCCCGCCAGCTCGGCATCCTCGGCTGA